One Gadus chalcogrammus isolate NIFS_2021 chromosome 22, NIFS_Gcha_1.0, whole genome shotgun sequence genomic window carries:
- the LOC130375321 gene encoding uncharacterized protein LOC130375321 isoform X1, with the protein MSFGINLGSLLVFLLQAEHVNSLWVPHVPPNVGPSPWGRDETRLGGYPQNQFRQDAIAPSPPWSPSIHSQAGVNSALRQELSRRRNYPVAVTPRSAESKHNSVVLRPRTLQLSAFPTPRSNPPRSNPPSAQHRSRQDKRGGDFVLSDAIASGSAIRNGKSSSAGSVRDSIDRKAPAVTKRLMDTPRRPTGELLLSPKDRFAAAVTPTTLSSSNSGLRAVAPIRTGVNVSPQLSAAAAASARPEKPRRAGAKVAGHMVRRRPSFRSSKNYRLPELVKAYGKSAPGTELSNSELSVHQRAGPDRNAPPRSFLTGGKRTANVYAPTKVQTIPIRFGGIPIQRLRDPLKNGGTGVVSRPQATYSAPLQKTVFYSQRANYLPNQR; encoded by the exons ATGTCTTTTGGAATTAATTTGGG GTCCCTTCTGGTTTTCCTCCTACAAGCGGAGCATGTCAACAGTTTATGGGTCCCTCATG TCCCCCCAAATGTTGGCCCTTCTCCGTGGGGACGTGATGAAACGAGGCTTGGCGGCTACCCCCAGAATCAATTCAGACAAGACGCCATAGCTCCGAGCCCTCCCTGGAGTCCGTCCATCCACAGCCAGGCGGGAGTGAACAGTGCCTTGCGACAGGAACTCTCACGGAGACGCAATTACCCAGTAGCCGTAACCCCCAGGTCCGCCGAGTCCAAGCATAACTCCGTCGTTCTAAGGCCCAGAACACTACAGCTGTCAGCTTTCCCGACACCGAGGTCAAACCCACCGAGGTCAAACCCACCGAGCGCTCAACACAGGAGCCGTCAAGACAAGCGGGGGGGAGATTTCGTACTCTCTGACGCCATCGCTAGCGGGTCTGCTATCCGCAATGGTAAGAGCTCGTCTGCTGGCTCCGTGCGTGACTCTATTGATAGAAAAGCACCCGCTGTTACCAAGCGGTTGATGGATACACCACGTAGGCCTACTGGAGAGCTGCTTCTGAGTCCTAAGGATCGCTTTGCCGCTGCAGTGACTCCCACCACACTTTCATCCTCCAACTCTGGTCTTCGTGCGGTGGCTCCCATCAGGACCGGTGTCAACGTGTCGCCTCAGCtgtctgccgccgccgccgcgagcGCCCGCCCCGAAAAGCCCAGACGGGCGGGTGCCAAGGTCGCCGGCCACATGGTCAGACGGCGTCCCTCGTTTCGGTCTTCCAAGAACTACCGCCTTCCAGAATTGGTAAAGGCCTACGGCAAGTCTGCACCGGGAACCGAGTTGTCAAACTCGGAGCTGTCGGTGCATCAAAGGGCTGGCCCGGACAGAAACGCACCCCCTCGAAGCTTCCTGACTGGTGGGAAGAGGACGGCTAACGTATATGCGCCAACCAAGGTCCAGACGATCCCGATACGCTTTGGCGGCATCCCTATTCAGCGGTTGAGGGACCCACTTAAAAATGGCGGCACCGGCGTCGTGTCTCGGCCACAGGCGACCTACTCGGCCCCGCTGCAGAAGACTGTCTTTTATTCTCAAAGGGCAAACTACTTACCCAACCAAAGATGA
- the LOC130375321 gene encoding keratinocyte differentiation factor 1-like isoform X2: MPTSGNGSGRHLSEPRCSIEDHDPSLLSNQNNNYQERSVDPPENLPKDNRRKDSTLPHRAHLKYSDGQADETVGFITVANEPGGGACSCGRCRSLVCRVLTCGLYRVCQRTLCAPCLIAPPTQPENKERTKEEEEEEEEEEYRDEPAWLEDVHLDGVKVDFQRSAPDIVREAPSSSNVRPASPKPPQPPDKTSRRSYDSIDWEEEEEEEVAYGGEGVDALITKKLLALYTEYQIEELARCTTDSLFLRKSTEIHQLINSLAVEHQMDEQEAEGRLVRGIIRISTRRSKKGGRPHDAVSERTLSDSGNETMRNSDSCSNNNDYKSSPNFQISDVTHSDMYARNMRRNNSDGRFFLHIHTYTTCIYVLTQMLTRTQTYTSY; encoded by the exons ATGCCCACCAGCGGCAATGGCAGCGGGAGGCACTTATCAGAGCCCCGCTGCTCCATAGAGGATCACGACCCTTCGTTGCTGAGCAACCAGAACAATAACTACCAGGAGCGCAGCGTTGACCCGCCAGAAAACCTCCCTAAGGACAACCGGAGAAAGGACTCCACCCTTCCCCATAGAGCCCACCTGAAGTACTCTGACGGGCAAGCGGACGAGACGGTCGGCTTCATCACCGTCGCCAACGAgcccgggggcggggcttgcTCCTGCGGGCGCTGCCGGAGCCTGGTCTGCAGGGTCCTGACCTGCGGCCTGTACAGGGTCTGCCAGCGCACCCTCTGTGCGCCTTGCTTGATCGCCCCTCCCACCCAACCCGAGAACAAGGAGCGCActaaggaagaggaggaggaggaggaggaggaggagtaccgCGATGAGCCGGcctggctggaagacgtccacCTCGACGGGGTCAAAGTGGACTTTCAGCGAAGCGCTCCTGACATTGTGCGGGAGGCGCCCTCTTCCTCCAACGTCCGCCCGGCCAGCCCTAAGCCGCCCCAGCCGCCGGACAAGACCAGCCGCCGGTCGTACGACTCCAtcgactgggaggaggaggaggaggaggaggtggcgtaCGGCGGCGAGGGCGTGGACGCCCTCATCACCAAGAAGCTGCTGGCGCTCTACACGGAGTACCAGATCGAGGAGCTGGCCCGCTGCACCACCGACTCGCTGTTCCTGCGCAAGTCGACGGAGATCCACCAGCTCATCAACTCCCTGGCGGTGGAGCACCAAATGGACGAGCAGGAGGCGGAGGGCCGGCTGGTGAGGGGAATCATCCGCATCAGCACGCGCCGCAGCAAGAAGGGCGGGCGGCCGCACGACGCGGTGAGCGAGAGGACGCTGTCGGACAGCGGCAACGAGACGATGCGGAACAGCGACTCTTGCAGCAACAACA ATGACTACAAATCAAGTCCTAACTTCCAGATATCAGATGTCACACATTCTGACATGTATGCCAGGAATATGAGGAGGAACAACAGCGATGGTAGGTTTTTTTTGCACATTCACACGTACACAACATGCATATACGTACTTACACAAATgctcacacgtacacaaacatacacaagtTATTAA
- the LOC130375321 gene encoding keratinocyte differentiation factor 1-like isoform X3: MPTSGNGSGRHLSEPRCSIEDHDPSLLSNQNNNYQERSVDPPENLPKDNRRKDSTLPHRAHLKYSDGQADETVGFITVANEPGGGACSCGRCRSLVCRVLTCGLYRVCQRTLCAPCLIAPPTQPENKERTKEEEEEEEEEEYRDEPAWLEDVHLDGVKVDFQRSAPDIVREAPSSSNVRPASPKPPQPPDKTSRRSYDSIDWEEEEEEEVAYGGEGVDALITKKLLALYTEYQIEELARCTTDSLFLRKSTEIHQLINSLAVEHQMDEQEAEGRLVRGIIRISTRRSKKGGRPHDAVSERTLSDSGNETMRNSDSCSNNNDYKSSPNFQISDVTHSDMYARNMRRNNSDGRSVPYSDTMLSSGVSVARTSVRT; the protein is encoded by the exons ATGCCCACCAGCGGCAATGGCAGCGGGAGGCACTTATCAGAGCCCCGCTGCTCCATAGAGGATCACGACCCTTCGTTGCTGAGCAACCAGAACAATAACTACCAGGAGCGCAGCGTTGACCCGCCAGAAAACCTCCCTAAGGACAACCGGAGAAAGGACTCCACCCTTCCCCATAGAGCCCACCTGAAGTACTCTGACGGGCAAGCGGACGAGACGGTCGGCTTCATCACCGTCGCCAACGAgcccgggggcggggcttgcTCCTGCGGGCGCTGCCGGAGCCTGGTCTGCAGGGTCCTGACCTGCGGCCTGTACAGGGTCTGCCAGCGCACCCTCTGTGCGCCTTGCTTGATCGCCCCTCCCACCCAACCCGAGAACAAGGAGCGCActaaggaagaggaggaggaggaggaggaggaggagtaccgCGATGAGCCGGcctggctggaagacgtccacCTCGACGGGGTCAAAGTGGACTTTCAGCGAAGCGCTCCTGACATTGTGCGGGAGGCGCCCTCTTCCTCCAACGTCCGCCCGGCCAGCCCTAAGCCGCCCCAGCCGCCGGACAAGACCAGCCGCCGGTCGTACGACTCCAtcgactgggaggaggaggaggaggaggaggtggcgtaCGGCGGCGAGGGCGTGGACGCCCTCATCACCAAGAAGCTGCTGGCGCTCTACACGGAGTACCAGATCGAGGAGCTGGCCCGCTGCACCACCGACTCGCTGTTCCTGCGCAAGTCGACGGAGATCCACCAGCTCATCAACTCCCTGGCGGTGGAGCACCAAATGGACGAGCAGGAGGCGGAGGGCCGGCTGGTGAGGGGAATCATCCGCATCAGCACGCGCCGCAGCAAGAAGGGCGGGCGGCCGCACGACGCGGTGAGCGAGAGGACGCTGTCGGACAGCGGCAACGAGACGATGCGGAACAGCGACTCTTGCAGCAACAACA ATGACTACAAATCAAGTCCTAACTTCCAGATATCAGATGTCACACATTCTGACATGTATGCCAGGAATATGAGGAGGAACAACAGCGATG GTCGCTCTGTTCCATACTCAGACACCATGTTATCATCGGGCGTCTCAGTCGCTCGCACCTCCGTGAGGACGTGA